A genomic region of Prevotella scopos JCM 17725 contains the following coding sequences:
- a CDS encoding CDP-alcohol phosphatidyltransferase family protein: MTKEEQNNIATAQQTKDNAHFAAQSSSPYLGEGQDGKIGFFSLLHASFKSMDTEEWLDIYFTRPIGLAFALFWHRLGVTPNTITILSIFLGIGAGVMFYFTDTLYNIIGIFLLMLANFCDSTDGQLARLTRQQSMKGRCLDGFAGDVWFFSIYLAIVLRLWYQPIPGTSEVWGLWGLALAAIASLLCHSPQSSLSDYYRQIHLYFLKGKDGSELDSYEHEHDIVESLKGKKGVFWDRAFHINYQRYCKSQERRTPAFQKFHAALLKKYGSIEQVPQELKDSFLKGSRPLMPFTNFMTFNSRAILLYVTCLLNCPWVYLVVEITLYNLLYVYMHKRHENLCKRLMLKE; the protein is encoded by the coding sequence ATGACAAAAGAAGAACAAAATAATATAGCAACTGCTCAGCAAACAAAAGACAACGCTCATTTTGCAGCTCAGTCCTCTTCACCTTATTTGGGCGAAGGACAAGATGGTAAGATAGGATTTTTTAGTCTTCTTCATGCCTCTTTCAAGTCTATGGACACGGAAGAATGGCTTGATATCTATTTTACTCGCCCCATAGGTTTAGCATTTGCCTTGTTCTGGCATCGCTTGGGTGTTACGCCTAATACTATTACCATTCTTTCTATCTTCCTTGGAATTGGTGCGGGTGTAATGTTTTACTTTACCGATACCTTATATAATATCATCGGAATTTTTCTCTTGATGTTAGCAAACTTTTGTGATTCAACAGACGGACAACTGGCAAGGCTTACTCGTCAACAGTCTATGAAGGGGCGCTGTTTAGATGGGTTTGCAGGTGATGTGTGGTTTTTCTCAATCTATCTTGCTATAGTCTTACGACTTTGGTATCAGCCAATACCCGGTACATCAGAGGTGTGGGGCTTATGGGGATTAGCCTTGGCAGCCATTGCAAGTTTGTTATGTCACTCCCCACAAAGTTCATTGAGCGATTATTACCGACAGATTCATCTTTATTTCTTAAAGGGTAAGGATGGATCAGAACTAGATTCGTACGAACATGAACATGATATAGTTGAAAGCTTGAAAGGAAAGAAGGGTGTCTTTTGGGATCGTGCTTTTCATATTAATTACCAGCGTTATTGTAAAAGCCAAGAGCGCAGAACCCCGGCTTTTCAGAAGTTTCATGCTGCGTTACTTAAAAAGTATGGGAGTATAGAACAGGTTCCTCAGGAACTTAAAGATAGCTTCTTGAAGGGAAGCAGACCATTAATGCCATTCACAAACTTCATGACGTTCAATAGTCGTGCAATCCTTTTATATGTCACTTGTTTGTTGAATTGTCCATGGGTTTACTTAGTAGTTGAAATAACTTTGTATAACTTGCTGTATGTTTATATGCACAAAAGGCATGAGAATTTATGTAAACGTCTTATGCTTAAGGAGTAA
- a CDS encoding IS256 family transposase, protein MLSQAKEQFKQGTPLFGKDGAFHRVLEDFLNSALECEMDSHLYNTKTSTKINRRNGKMSKEVQTEYGPVEIDTPRDREGSFTPEIIKKRQTILAEGLSDKIISLYATGQSMSDISKFLEENYGTKISKETISNITDKVWPEIKAWRTRSLEEVYPIVWMDAIHYKAHDDTGATTSRAIYNVIGVDKEGHKDLLGMYVSHSEGANFWLSVLTDLQNRGVKDILIACVDGLTGFPDAIQSVFPKTDVQLCIVHQIRNSVKYVASKNQKEFLKDLKMVYAAQTKEKAEIELDNLEKKWGKQYPIVIKSWRDKWDNLSHYFDYTEPIRRIMYTTNIVEGYHRQIRKVTKTKGVFPTDEALFKLVYLAYRNIKKKWTQPLRNWGQTAQQFAIKFGDRFQLL, encoded by the coding sequence ATGTTGTCTCAGGCAAAAGAACAGTTCAAACAAGGTACTCCTTTGTTTGGTAAGGATGGTGCATTCCATCGTGTATTGGAAGATTTCCTCAATTCAGCTCTCGAGTGTGAGATGGACTCTCACCTTTATAACACTAAGACATCCACAAAGATTAATCGCCGTAACGGCAAGATGTCCAAGGAGGTTCAAACAGAGTATGGTCCTGTAGAAATAGATACTCCACGTGACAGAGAAGGGAGTTTTACCCCTGAGATTATCAAAAAACGACAGACGATATTAGCAGAAGGTTTGTCCGATAAGATTATCAGTCTTTATGCTACAGGTCAGAGCATGTCTGACATAAGTAAGTTCCTTGAAGAGAACTATGGTACCAAGATATCCAAAGAGACAATAAGTAACATTACGGACAAGGTCTGGCCTGAGATAAAAGCCTGGCGCACACGCTCTTTGGAAGAAGTCTATCCGATAGTTTGGATGGATGCTATCCATTACAAGGCACATGACGACACGGGTGCTACAACATCTCGTGCAATATATAATGTCATTGGTGTTGACAAGGAAGGACATAAAGATCTTCTGGGTATGTATGTATCTCATAGCGAGGGCGCTAACTTCTGGCTCAGCGTACTTACAGACCTTCAAAACAGAGGTGTCAAAGACATTCTTATAGCTTGTGTAGATGGCCTTACGGGCTTCCCAGATGCCATCCAGAGCGTATTTCCTAAGACGGATGTACAGCTATGTATTGTACATCAAATCCGTAACTCAGTGAAGTATGTCGCCAGCAAGAATCAGAAGGAGTTCCTAAAGGATTTGAAGATGGTTTATGCTGCACAAACTAAGGAGAAAGCAGAGATAGAACTCGATAATTTGGAGAAAAAGTGGGGTAAGCAATATCCTATCGTCATCAAGTCGTGGCGTGACAAGTGGGATAACCTCTCACACTATTTTGACTATACGGAACCTATCAGACGTATCATGTATACTACCAACATTGTAGAAGGTTATCATCGTCAGATACGTAAGGTAACAAAGACAAAGGGAGTTTTCCCAACTGACGAAGCTCTCTTCAAACTCGTATATCTTGCCTATCGTAACATCAAAAAGAAATGGACTCAGCCATTGCGAAACTGGGGCCAGACAGCCCAACAGTTCGCTATAAAGTTTGGCGACCGCTTCCAATTATTATAG
- a CDS encoding HAD family hydrolase, giving the protein MNSKLNKKPSTEASPLPTQRDEQKSITLLFDFGGTLDTAGCHWGKFLWYAYKRNGIPVTEEQFREAYVHAERTLGKQPIIQSHDTFFSMLTNKLSIEFEYLLSCGWLAADKVEAEQMQRILLNDIYEKVKTNISESRRVLSELKKNHRLGLVTNFYGNMSVVLEEFDLSSYFETVTESAVVGVRKPDSQIFNLAVNSLDEEAENVVVIGDSYTKDILPAHEMGCHTIWLKGEGWTSEEPTTCVADYVIKNLVELQPILRQYTPL; this is encoded by the coding sequence ATGAATAGTAAGTTGAACAAGAAACCATCAACAGAAGCATCACCACTTCCTACTCAACGAGATGAGCAGAAGTCGATAACACTTCTTTTTGACTTTGGTGGTACACTTGATACTGCAGGTTGTCATTGGGGTAAGTTTCTATGGTATGCATACAAAAGGAATGGAATTCCTGTGACAGAAGAGCAGTTTCGTGAAGCCTATGTACATGCAGAGCGTACCTTAGGAAAGCAGCCTATTATACAGTCACATGACACATTCTTCTCGATGTTAACGAATAAGTTAAGTATAGAGTTTGAATACTTACTTAGTTGTGGTTGGTTAGCGGCAGATAAGGTTGAGGCTGAACAGATGCAAAGAATTCTGTTGAATGATATTTATGAGAAGGTAAAAACCAATATATCAGAGAGTAGGCGAGTCCTATCTGAGTTAAAGAAGAACCATAGGTTAGGCTTGGTAACAAACTTCTATGGGAATATGTCGGTTGTTCTTGAGGAGTTTGATTTATCTTCTTATTTTGAAACAGTAACAGAAAGTGCTGTTGTAGGTGTTCGAAAGCCTGATTCACAGATATTTAATTTAGCTGTGAATTCTTTGGATGAGGAGGCTGAGAACGTTGTTGTGATTGGTGACAGCTACACAAAAGATATACTTCCAGCTCATGAAATGGGTTGCCATACAATTTGGTTAAAAGGTGAAGGGTGGACGTCGGAAGAGCCAACAACGTGTGTGGCAGATTATGTTATTAAGAATTTAGTTGAACTACAACCTATATTAAGACAATATACGCCGCTTTAA
- a CDS encoding toprim domain-containing protein has product MKEEDLSRIKRYPIVEYLERKGIKPVRSTPAYALYRSPFREDTHPSFKVDTEKNLWIDYAESKGGSIIDLCMRLEGCTLLEAIRHLGRNTPDYTACSPQRECVQETSKLESIRQAASAKGARRLTGISDTLPSHLQKYLMEERCINMEKAMPFLRCISYEVRGLHYQAIGFANQSGGYELRDNGSFKGTIAPKDITPIFIDKLRDKDADKIQPVCVFEGFMDFLSLLSMKEGVMSVCLVMNSVSNVARAIRYLNDRHLTHIRAFLDNDDAGKRATNDFIRAGFKVEDMSVHYRNFKDLNEYHVHRVREQQKKLSQVMQQMQSNSIKVKQVKHKMR; this is encoded by the coding sequence ATGAAAGAAGAAGATTTATCACGCATCAAGAGATACCCCATAGTGGAGTATCTTGAGAGGAAAGGTATCAAACCAGTGCGCAGCACACCTGCCTATGCTCTCTACCGTTCACCATTTCGTGAAGACACGCATCCGAGCTTCAAGGTGGACACAGAGAAGAACCTCTGGATAGACTATGCCGAAAGCAAGGGCGGAAGTATTATTGACCTTTGTATGAGGTTGGAAGGCTGCACGCTACTGGAAGCCATCCGACACTTAGGACGGAACACTCCCGATTATACTGCGTGTAGTCCTCAAAGAGAGTGTGTACAAGAAACTTCCAAGCTGGAAAGTATCAGACAAGCAGCATCTGCAAAAGGAGCAAGGAGATTGACAGGTATATCAGACACCTTGCCGTCCCATTTGCAGAAATACCTCATGGAGGAACGCTGCATCAACATGGAAAAGGCGATGCCCTTTCTGCGTTGTATCAGCTATGAGGTAAGAGGGCTGCACTATCAAGCCATCGGCTTTGCCAATCAATCGGGAGGCTATGAGCTTCGGGACAATGGTTCCTTCAAGGGAACGATTGCCCCGAAGGACATTACTCCGATATTCATAGACAAGTTGAGAGACAAGGACGCTGATAAGATACAGCCTGTATGCGTGTTCGAGGGATTTATGGATTTCCTTTCTCTCCTTTCAATGAAAGAAGGAGTAATGAGTGTCTGCCTCGTGATGAACTCCGTAAGCAATGTTGCAAGGGCTATCCGCTATCTGAACGACCGACACCTAACCCATATCCGTGCCTTCCTTGACAATGATGATGCAGGAAAGAGGGCAACCAATGATTTCATCAGGGCTGGTTTCAAGGTCGAGGATATGTCAGTGCATTACAGGAACTTCAAAGACCTCAACGAATATCACGTACATAGGGTACGTGAGCAACAGAAGAAACTATCACAGGTGATGCAGCAAATGCAAAGCAACTCTATAAAGGTAAAACAAGTTAAACATAAAATGAGATAG
- a CDS encoding sugar phosphate nucleotidyltransferase: MKFAIIAAGDGSRLAQEGITEPKPLVKVRGERLIDRLIRIFMENNATEIVVICNEQMYDVASHLKMIQDEGLNGLPIPLCFVVKSTQSSMHSFYELCDFLHDEPFILTTVDTIFDEREFHDYVLSFQDKIAHGTAALMGVTDYIDDEKPLYVGVDNVMRINGYYDNAQVDSRFISAGIYGLTASSLDILESCIEKGERRMRNFQRALVAAGLRIEAYPLTKVFDIDHIDDIRKADEGVNNLSSCCKGKTLLIQRAACYSPNSEEKDLAVLQEVGSLLEDATIISEDDFVNRFSTYNQSVSSELVDSVNANCQIISMARSTKTLECLEQLERSGILVLNSSVGVRACQRSNIDKVMRENHLPLPPDEGNDGYWVKRADASTQSKEDVCFCHDCSEVEKIKSTFMQRGITDVVTQAHVKGDVVKFYGVEGTVFFRYYYSGADTETKFGDEERNGKPRYYSFSSSNLQADAERLACLLQTPIYGGDAIVREDGSYVIIDFNDFPSFSRCREEAAKAIVRRMKQKVEASYKTSSNEKCKGDMNSCS, encoded by the coding sequence ATGAAATTCGCAATTATTGCAGCTGGCGATGGTTCACGACTGGCTCAAGAAGGTATCACCGAACCTAAACCATTGGTGAAGGTAAGGGGAGAACGGCTCATAGACAGATTAATAAGGATTTTCATGGAAAATAATGCCACGGAGATTGTTGTTATCTGTAATGAGCAGATGTATGATGTGGCAAGTCATTTGAAGATGATACAAGACGAAGGTTTGAATGGTTTGCCCATCCCGTTGTGTTTTGTCGTAAAGTCTACGCAGAGTTCAATGCATAGTTTTTATGAATTGTGCGACTTTCTTCATGATGAACCTTTTATCCTAACAACAGTCGATACAATCTTTGACGAGAGAGAGTTTCATGATTACGTCTTATCCTTTCAAGATAAGATAGCACATGGGACAGCCGCTTTGATGGGTGTTACAGATTATATTGATGATGAAAAACCACTTTATGTTGGTGTTGACAATGTCATGCGCATTAATGGCTATTACGATAATGCACAAGTAGATTCTCGCTTTATTTCTGCAGGTATATATGGGTTGACAGCTTCTTCGCTTGATATTCTTGAATCTTGTATAGAAAAAGGTGAGAGACGGATGCGTAATTTTCAGCGTGCATTGGTTGCAGCTGGCTTGCGAATAGAAGCTTATCCGCTGACAAAGGTGTTTGATATCGACCATATAGATGATATAAGAAAGGCTGATGAAGGAGTAAATAACTTATCTTCTTGTTGTAAGGGGAAAACCCTGTTGATACAACGTGCAGCCTGCTATTCACCTAATTCTGAGGAGAAAGATTTAGCTGTATTGCAAGAGGTTGGTAGTCTTTTAGAAGATGCCACGATAATAAGTGAAGATGATTTTGTCAATCGTTTTAGTACTTATAATCAGTCTGTTTCATCTGAATTAGTAGATTCTGTAAATGCCAATTGCCAAATTATTTCTATGGCGCGCAGCACAAAGACTTTAGAGTGTCTTGAACAGTTGGAGCGAAGTGGTATATTAGTTCTTAACTCATCTGTTGGTGTTCGGGCTTGTCAAAGGAGTAATATAGATAAGGTGATGCGTGAAAACCATCTCCCATTACCACCTGATGAAGGTAATGATGGTTATTGGGTAAAGCGCGCTGATGCATCGACACAAAGCAAAGAAGACGTCTGTTTCTGTCATGATTGTTCAGAAGTCGAAAAGATAAAATCAACCTTTATGCAGCGTGGTATCACAGATGTTGTGACGCAAGCACACGTAAAAGGTGACGTTGTGAAGTTCTATGGTGTTGAAGGTACTGTTTTTTTCCGTTATTATTATTCAGGTGCTGATACTGAAACAAAGTTTGGTGATGAAGAAAGGAATGGTAAACCGCGGTATTATTCATTTTCATCTTCTAACTTACAGGCTGATGCGGAGAGATTAGCTTGTTTACTACAGACGCCTATTTATGGTGGTGATGCGATAGTACGGGAGGATGGCAGTTATGTCATCATTGATTTTAATGACTTTCCCAGTTTCTCAAGATGTAGGGAAGAAGCGGCAAAAGCTATCGTTAGACGGATGAAACAGAAGGTTGAGGCTTCTTATAAAACCTCCTCTAACGAGAAGTGTAAGGGCGATATGAATAGTTGTAGTTGA
- a CDS encoding VapE domain-containing protein, producing the protein MKKCADNSNIRTEDKPKHSRQTSKNKEIESYFSTHYDFRFNTVLGRTEFSPQYANVYSKVSRYDINTFRRELDSEKGIITSADNLYSIIESSFSPRINPIQEYFKTLPTVDASEVLYKIEINQCAIANLASCVIVRNSEKWLPYLIKWLVAVVANAIDDRECRNHTCLVLTGEQGKFKTTFLDLLCPPALKGYSYTGKIYPQEKDTLTYIGQNLIVNIDDQLKALNKRDENELKNLITCPMVKYRMPYDKYVEEHPHLASFVASVNGNDFLTDPTGSRRFLPFEVLAIDIERAKEISMDAVYTEAKALLNAGFRYWFNDEEITELYKESEDFQVQTAEMELLLRCFEKPTEDNPHCTYMTTTEILAYLGVYTHQPLTLKRMGEALKRAGFEKVSKRREGSSPVYVYKIRKILPCPLLNSCSSLM; encoded by the coding sequence ATGAAGAAATGCGCAGACAATAGCAATATACGCACAGAAGATAAGCCGAAGCATAGTAGGCAAACTTCCAAAAACAAGGAGATAGAAAGCTACTTCTCCACCCATTATGACTTCAGGTTCAACACTGTACTTGGCAGAACAGAGTTTTCTCCCCAATATGCCAATGTGTATAGTAAGGTCAGCCGTTATGACATCAATACCTTTCGCAGGGAACTTGATAGCGAGAAAGGTATTATTACTTCCGCTGATAATCTCTATTCCATCATTGAAAGCAGCTTTTCTCCCCGTATCAATCCCATACAGGAGTATTTCAAGACTTTGCCAACGGTTGATGCTTCAGAAGTGCTGTACAAGATAGAGATAAACCAATGCGCCATCGCCAATCTTGCATCGTGCGTTATCGTCCGCAACTCTGAAAAGTGGCTGCCATACCTTATCAAATGGCTTGTTGCAGTAGTTGCCAACGCTATAGACGACCGTGAGTGCCGTAACCATACTTGTCTTGTACTGACAGGAGAACAAGGAAAGTTCAAGACTACCTTTCTTGATTTGCTTTGTCCGCCCGCGCTTAAAGGTTACAGCTACACAGGCAAGATATATCCGCAGGAGAAGGACACACTCACCTATATCGGTCAGAACCTTATCGTGAACATCGACGATCAGCTCAAAGCCCTTAACAAACGTGACGAGAACGAGCTGAAGAACCTCATCACCTGCCCGATGGTCAAATACCGTATGCCCTACGACAAGTATGTGGAGGAACACCCACACTTGGCGAGTTTTGTAGCATCGGTAAACGGCAATGATTTTTTGACAGACCCGACAGGAAGCAGACGATTTCTGCCCTTTGAGGTGCTTGCCATTGATATTGAACGAGCAAAGGAAATTTCTATGGATGCCGTCTATACCGAAGCGAAAGCCTTGCTAAACGCAGGCTTTCGATATTGGTTTAACGATGAAGAAATCACGGAACTCTACAAGGAGAGTGAGGACTTCCAAGTACAGACCGCAGAAATGGAATTACTATTACGCTGTTTTGAAAAGCCAACAGAGGACAATCCTCATTGTACTTACATGACCACTACCGAAATACTCGCTTATTTAGGTGTTTATACGCATCAACCTTTGACACTCAAACGTATGGGCGAAGCACTCAAAAGGGCTGGCTTTGAAAAGGTAAGCAAGAGGCGTGAAGGCAGTAGTCCTGTCTATGTGTATAAGATTAGGAAAATTCTGCCATGTCCCCTGCTTAACAGTTGTAGTAGCCTGATGTAG
- a CDS encoding DUF3408 domain-containing protein produces MEKKKTTEVEYDLSYYLGGNEEELLGRSSQQHTKMTRSGKPSEDVEPLQNTEVSRCTEFSHETEQARLPENAPVKKRISAKMRKETLEAYKQAYLLPAKLSNRKAVYLSKETQERADLIVRRLGDRGSNLSSFVENLVRSHLEEYHEDIEKWRKL; encoded by the coding sequence ATGGAAAAGAAGAAAACAACAGAGGTAGAGTATGACCTTTCATATTATTTAGGTGGTAACGAAGAAGAACTGCTCGGAAGAAGTAGCCAGCAGCACACAAAGATGACAAGGAGTGGTAAGCCATCAGAGGATGTCGAGCCATTACAGAACACAGAGGTATCACGGTGTACCGAGTTTTCACACGAAACTGAACAAGCAAGGCTGCCAGAGAATGCACCCGTTAAGAAACGCATCAGTGCCAAAATGAGAAAGGAAACGCTTGAAGCCTACAAGCAAGCCTATCTTTTACCTGCCAAACTCAGTAATAGAAAGGCTGTCTATCTGAGTAAGGAAACACAGGAACGTGCAGACCTCATCGTGCGAAGATTGGGTGACAGGGGCAGCAACCTTTCAAGTTTCGTGGAGAACCTCGTCCGCAGTCATTTGGAGGAATACCACGAGGATATAGAGAAGTGGAGAAAGCTATAA
- a CDS encoding plasmid mobilization protein, with product MNRYKGKAARWQPKDKEEQRMNKTEFIKVRCTLEEKQRIKSKAESTGRKFSDYCREILLNGEVAAVPKMTENEREAIAILQHTGRFYGQISNLIKVKNEDWLHITKNLSLCAKEAFKRFYDPHFHVNDEIYKVLNLTRDDRKM from the coding sequence ATGAATAGATACAAAGGAAAAGCTGCCCGATGGCAGCCAAAGGATAAGGAAGAACAGCGGATGAATAAGACAGAGTTCATTAAGGTAAGATGCACCTTAGAAGAAAAGCAGCGTATTAAGTCAAAGGCAGAAAGTACGGGACGTAAGTTTTCCGATTACTGCCGTGAGATACTCCTAAATGGAGAGGTGGCAGCCGTTCCCAAGATGACCGAAAATGAAAGGGAAGCCATTGCCATACTTCAGCATACAGGAAGGTTCTACGGGCAGATTTCTAACCTCATCAAGGTCAAGAACGAGGATTGGTTACATATCACAAAGAACCTCTCGCTATGTGCCAAAGAGGCATTTAAGCGATTTTACGACCCCCATTTTCATGTGAACGATGAGATATATAAGGTCTTAAATCTAACAAGAGATGATAGGAAAATGTAA
- a CDS encoding relaxase/mobilization nuclease domain-containing protein — protein MIGKCKAIAHGSTALDYIFREGKLGSRLAFHNLCSREPKTIYEEMKVVSDYNSRCRNKFLRIEIGIAPQDEKRLPVSELMRIAHLFAKRMGLDNHQWVAVTHKDTDNRHIHIIANRISLYGEVYDTTFVSNRAARVAEEISREKNLTIAKEVKAERRHQKTKASPIREQTKQQVQKICYALLDKYKGTGITGHSMFLYELNKNGIAIERMKNKQGKVCGLKFSYAGESFKASEIGREFGYRSLQKNFETTNKEEPKKPHLTVQEPTERKERPDTGYQLVPPSRSSISRDNDTPRVQDSIGAVADTIVGAADEVVEGLGDLITPSTQGNDYAETAWQRKLRNQANRKRKRGRGI, from the coding sequence ATGATAGGAAAATGTAAGGCGATAGCGCATGGCAGCACGGCTTTAGACTATATTTTCAGAGAGGGTAAACTTGGCAGTCGGCTTGCCTTCCACAACCTTTGCAGCAGGGAGCCAAAGACTATCTATGAGGAAATGAAAGTGGTCAGTGACTATAACAGCCGTTGCAGGAACAAGTTCCTCCGCATTGAAATAGGCATCGCACCACAAGACGAGAAAAGACTGCCTGTATCCGAGCTTATGAGAATAGCCCATCTGTTTGCCAAGCGAATGGGACTTGACAACCATCAATGGGTGGCGGTAACGCACAAGGACACCGACAACAGACACATTCACATCATCGCCAACCGCATCAGCCTTTACGGAGAGGTCTATGATACTACTTTTGTGAGCAACAGGGCAGCGAGAGTGGCGGAGGAAATAAGCAGGGAGAAAAACTTGACTATCGCAAAGGAGGTCAAGGCAGAAAGGAGACACCAAAAGACAAAAGCCAGTCCAATAAGAGAGCAGACGAAGCAGCAGGTGCAGAAGATTTGCTATGCCTTGCTTGATAAGTACAAAGGCACAGGCATCACAGGGCATTCCATGTTCCTTTATGAATTGAACAAAAACGGCATCGCCATAGAGCGCATGAAGAACAAGCAAGGCAAGGTCTGTGGCTTGAAGTTCTCATACGCAGGAGAATCATTCAAAGCTTCCGAAATCGGCAGGGAATTCGGCTACCGTTCCTTGCAGAAGAACTTTGAAACAACCAACAAGGAAGAGCCAAAGAAACCACATCTAACAGTACAAGAGCCGACAGAAAGGAAAGAACGCCCTGATACAGGTTATCAACTCGTACCTCCAAGCCGTTCCTCAATTTCACGAGACAATGACACCCCACGAGTGCAAGATTCCATTGGTGCAGTGGCAGACACCATTGTTGGCGCAGCTGATGAAGTTGTGGAAGGCTTGGGCGATTTGATTACACCATCCACACAGGGCAATGACTATGCTGAAACAGCGTGGCAGCGCAAACTCAGAAACCAAGCTAACAGAAAGAGGAAACGTGGAAGAGGAATATAA
- a CDS encoding ISL3 family transposase, whose translation MNTSIMQNALGVSQQDCQNLRYEGNNLVLEIQTPKEKLCCPVCGSHNINRNGSHIRRFVSVPIGLSKTYIDMRVQRIQCHDCGCIKQENVAFAKGKRRHTIAFANMVLDLSRFATIQDISWFLQVSWDVVRNIQMEFLQSNYSNPDLSTLRRISIDEFATHKGHVYKTIVVDLDNGHIVYVGDGNGKNALDGFWDRLGKDKEHIQAVCTDLSAAYTRSVSEHLPNAALVVDHFHVTKLMNEKLDLLRRQLWHVEKDVNKRKVIKGTRWLLLRNGNDIFDHAHRNRLENALSLNRPLMIAYYLKEDLKEIWNQCSKQKAKAVLDEWVKQAIESKIQPLMKMASTIRAYKTYILAWYDHYITNGTIEGINNKIKVLKRQIYGFRNEEYFKLRLYALHDRVRHLNCVIGFISLGA comes from the coding sequence ATGAATACCAGCATAATGCAAAACGCCTTAGGCGTCTCCCAACAAGATTGTCAGAATCTGCGCTACGAAGGTAATAACTTAGTTTTAGAAATCCAAACTCCAAAGGAAAAACTTTGCTGTCCTGTATGTGGGAGTCATAATATTAATCGTAACGGCAGTCATATTCGTCGCTTTGTAAGTGTTCCTATAGGTTTGAGCAAGACTTATATAGACATGCGTGTACAGCGTATTCAATGTCACGACTGTGGCTGTATCAAACAAGAAAACGTCGCCTTTGCGAAAGGGAAACGCCGGCACACAATAGCCTTTGCGAATATGGTGCTTGACTTGTCTCGCTTTGCTACAATCCAGGACATATCATGGTTTCTTCAGGTATCTTGGGATGTAGTGCGTAATATACAGATGGAGTTTCTGCAGTCGAATTACTCCAACCCAGACCTTTCTACTTTAAGGCGTATTTCCATTGATGAGTTTGCCACTCATAAGGGGCATGTATATAAGACCATAGTTGTAGATTTGGATAATGGTCATATTGTTTATGTCGGTGATGGCAATGGGAAGAATGCCCTTGATGGTTTCTGGGACCGTCTCGGCAAGGACAAAGAACATATACAAGCAGTGTGTACAGACCTTTCTGCAGCATATACAAGATCTGTAAGTGAGCATCTTCCCAATGCAGCACTTGTAGTAGACCACTTTCATGTAACCAAGCTTATGAACGAAAAGCTGGACTTGCTAAGAAGACAGTTATGGCATGTGGAAAAGGACGTCAACAAGCGTAAAGTAATCAAAGGAACACGTTGGTTGTTGCTTAGAAATGGAAATGATATTTTTGATCATGCACACAGAAATAGACTGGAGAACGCCCTAAGCCTAAACCGTCCGCTAATGATTGCCTATTATCTCAAAGAAGATCTTAAGGAAATATGGAATCAGTGTAGTAAGCAAAAGGCTAAAGCTGTGTTGGATGAATGGGTAAAGCAAGCTATAGAATCCAAAATACAGCCATTAATGAAAATGGCGTCAACTATTAGAGCATACAAGACATATATATTAGCATGGTATGACCATTATATAACAAACGGAACTATAGAAGGAATTAACAACAAAATAAAGGTTTTGAAAAGACAGATATATGGGTTCAGAAATGAAGAATACTTCAAATTAAGACTATATGCACTGCATGATAGGGTACGTCATCTGAACTGTGTCATTGGCTTCATTTCTTTAGGAGCATGA